The following proteins are co-located in the Desulfatitalea tepidiphila genome:
- a CDS encoding DegV family protein has translation MDPTCSSAFIHGYERMAAWSDLLDQINVFPVADADTGRNLKISLAPLRQLDAQPKLVPAHLVRMATGNSGNIAAAFFYELLGVERASQLPGAIQRGMRKARQAVTDPQPGTMLTLFDALAEVMPPHDLAPGQWDFVRIIDRLQKTVADSSEALPQLKHAGVVDAGALGMFIFWEAFLSHITGRKQSGRSVMEVFGGKLAIAADWAPDGQPGGYCISATIRPDGSRDGIRAQLPDGVESVVVTDDAENIKIHLHTEDRGVLRSGLESLGEVVGWSEERIVSVVRKATQSGRAVHLMTDAAGSVTTEDARQLGITLLSSYLVVGEQAWPETLYESDRLYAAMSGGVKVSTAQASVFERHQSYLSAISRFERVLYLCVGSVYTGNFETVTAWKADHDPHDRLAVIDTGAASGRLGIVVLATARFALEAEDPGAVMAYAHAAVARSQEFVFLDQLKFLAAGGRISKTKGFLGDLLHKKPIITPTAHGAANVGIVRNRKEQLDFALGKIDGDFSSEDAPDILLQYTDNRQWVEEVAAGQIQARLPSARIQLRPLSLTSGAHMGPGTWGMAYLPAFDWKGSSETLRS, from the coding sequence ATGGACCCAACCTGCAGCAGCGCCTTTATTCACGGTTACGAGCGAATGGCCGCCTGGTCCGATCTTCTCGACCAGATCAACGTCTTCCCGGTGGCTGACGCCGATACCGGGCGTAATTTAAAAATCAGCCTGGCCCCCCTGCGCCAGCTCGATGCACAACCCAAGTTGGTGCCCGCCCATCTGGTGCGCATGGCCACCGGCAATTCGGGCAATATCGCGGCGGCCTTTTTTTACGAACTACTCGGCGTCGAACGGGCCAGTCAACTGCCCGGTGCCATCCAGAGAGGCATGCGCAAGGCGCGCCAGGCCGTGACCGATCCCCAGCCGGGCACCATGCTGACCCTATTCGATGCCCTGGCCGAGGTGATGCCGCCCCATGATCTTGCCCCCGGCCAGTGGGACTTTGTCCGGATCATCGACCGTTTGCAGAAGACGGTGGCAGATTCGAGCGAGGCCTTGCCCCAGCTCAAGCATGCCGGCGTGGTAGATGCCGGTGCACTGGGTATGTTCATTTTCTGGGAAGCTTTTTTGAGCCACATCACCGGCCGGAAACAGAGCGGGCGATCGGTGATGGAAGTGTTCGGCGGAAAACTTGCCATCGCTGCGGACTGGGCGCCCGACGGGCAACCAGGGGGCTATTGTATCAGCGCAACGATCCGGCCGGACGGTAGTCGGGATGGCATTCGTGCGCAACTACCCGACGGCGTCGAAAGCGTGGTTGTCACCGACGATGCGGAAAATATCAAGATCCATCTGCACACCGAAGACCGCGGGGTGCTGCGATCAGGGCTCGAGTCCCTCGGCGAGGTGGTCGGCTGGTCCGAGGAGCGCATCGTTTCGGTTGTACGCAAGGCAACGCAAAGTGGTCGGGCCGTGCACCTCATGACCGATGCGGCCGGATCGGTCACCACGGAGGATGCCCGACAGCTGGGGATTACGCTGCTCAGCAGCTACCTCGTAGTGGGTGAGCAGGCCTGGCCCGAAACCCTTTACGAGTCGGATCGACTCTACGCGGCCATGTCCGGCGGCGTCAAGGTTTCCACGGCCCAGGCGTCGGTTTTTGAGCGTCACCAGTCCTATTTGAGTGCCATCAGCCGGTTCGAACGGGTGCTCTACCTGTGTGTCGGTTCGGTGTATACGGGCAACTTCGAGACGGTGACCGCATGGAAGGCCGATCACGACCCTCACGACCGTCTGGCTGTCATCGATACCGGGGCGGCTTCCGGACGTCTGGGCATCGTCGTGCTGGCCACTGCACGTTTCGCGCTCGAAGCGGAAGATCCGGGCGCGGTAATGGCTTATGCCCATGCAGCCGTTGCCCGCAGCCAGGAGTTCGTTTTTCTCGACCAGCTGAAATTCCTGGCCGCCGGCGGCCGTATTTCCAAGACCAAGGGCTTTTTGGGGGACCTGCTGCACAAGAAACCGATCATCACACCCACGGCCCATGGGGCCGCCAACGTGGGGATCGTGCGCAATCGAAAGGAACAGCTCGACTTTGCCCTGGGGAAGATCGACGGCGACTTTTCCAGTGAGGATGCGCCCGACATTCTGCTTCAATATACGGACAACCGGCAGTGGGTAGAGGAGGTCGCCGCCGGTCAGATTCAGGCGCGTTTGCCGTCTGCCCGTATCCAGTTGCGCCCCCTTTCGTTGACGTCCGGTGCGCATATGGGGCCCGGGACATGGGGAATGGCCTATTTGCCCGCCTTCGACTGGAAAGGGTCGTCCGAAACACTTAGATCGTAA
- a CDS encoding TRL-like family protein: protein MKRLRIWSCLWIIIAAVVLTGCAFIHTKTPFDSDLNETELGTKRGTADAHSVLWLVAWGDASYAAAAQNGDIRILKHADQETLTVLFGLYTRWRVIVYGD from the coding sequence ATGAAGCGTCTGAGGATATGGAGTTGCTTGTGGATCATCATCGCGGCCGTGGTGTTGACGGGCTGCGCCTTTATTCACACCAAAACGCCTTTCGACAGCGACTTGAACGAAACCGAACTGGGTACCAAAAGGGGCACCGCCGATGCCCATAGCGTCTTGTGGCTGGTCGCCTGGGGGGACGCCAGCTATGCGGCCGCCGCCCAAAACGGCGATATCAGGATTCTCAAGCATGCCGACCAGGAAACCCTCACCGTCCTGTTCGGCCTTTATACGCGCTGGCGGGTGATCGTCTACGGAGACTGA
- a CDS encoding acyl-CoA thioesterase: MSASLEIDMKVAFHDLDPLQIVWHGNYLKYFDVARFALFASVGIDLYQYMLTKKYVFPVTRSAVKHIMPLRAFDEFVCRAAVTEAQYKIAMKFEIRKKDAERTICARGTSEQLAVRFPEMEMEFAIPDDIRIALGF, encoded by the coding sequence ATGAGCGCCAGTTTAGAGATCGACATGAAGGTCGCCTTTCACGATCTGGATCCGCTTCAGATCGTGTGGCATGGCAATTATTTGAAATACTTCGATGTGGCCAGATTCGCGCTATTTGCATCGGTGGGCATCGATCTGTATCAGTACATGCTGACCAAAAAATATGTCTTTCCGGTCACCCGGTCGGCGGTCAAACACATCATGCCGTTGAGAGCGTTTGATGAATTTGTCTGCCGGGCCGCGGTCACCGAGGCGCAATACAAGATCGCCATGAAATTCGAGATTCGGAAAAAAGATGCGGAGCGCACCATCTGCGCCAGGGGTACCAGCGAACAACTGGCGGTGCGGTTTCCCGAAATGGAAATGGAGTTCGCCATTCCCGACGACATCCGCATCGCCCTGGGCTTCTGA